One Brassica napus cultivar Da-Ae chromosome C2, Da-Ae, whole genome shotgun sequence DNA window includes the following coding sequences:
- the LOC106430277 gene encoding uncharacterized protein LOC106430277: MAASAAFSVSSPPLVPSSCKIRRPFLLLGSKSFKPVSVRASVGNPSISIDDKVSVQTKTSKWQWKFKGNSIGIHYEEHEGEKSESAKNILMIPTISDVSTVEEWRSVARNIVQRDGEVNWRATIVDWPGLGYSDKLKMDYDTDVMERFVVDFMNSPESPMSHAGNDDIVIIGGGHAATLAVRATQRGLLKPSAIAAVAPTWAGPLPIVFGRDSSMVTRYGLLRGTLRAPGVGWMMYNMLVSNEKSIESQYKSHVYADQSNVTDAIIQSRYELTKQKGSRYVPAAFLTGLLDPVSSRDEFLQLFADLEGKLPVMVMSTKGAPKRSKAEMEALRGAKGVCKFVEVEGALLPQEEYPSLVAQELYNFLQETNASSS; encoded by the exons ATGGCTGCTTCAGCTGCTTTCTCTGTATCCTCACCACCTCTCGTACCCTCTTCCTGCAAAATTCGAAGACCGTTTCTCTTGCTTGGTTCAAAAAGCTTCAAACCCGTTTCGGTTAGAGCTTCTGTCGGAAACCCCTCGATCTCCATCGATGACAAAGTTTCAGTCCAAACTAAG ACAAGCAAGTGGCAGTGGAAGTTCAAGGGAAACTCGATTGGTATACACTACGAGGAGCATGAGGGAGAGAAGAGTGAATCAGCTAAGAATATCCTGATGATACCAACGATATCAGATGTTAGCACCGTGGAGGAGTGGAGATCTGTGGCTAGAAACATTGTGCAGCGTGATGGGGAAGTTAATTGGCGTGCAACTATTGTAGATTGGCCTGGTCTTGGTTACTCTGATAAACTTAAGATGGATTACGACACAGATGTCATGGAGAGGTTTGTGGTTGACTTCATGAACTCACCTGAGAGCCCAATGAGCCATGCAG GTAATGATGATATAGTAATCATTGGAGGAGGACATGCAGCAACACTAGCAGTACGTGCTACCCAACGTGGGCTACTAAAACCATCAGCTATTGCTGCTGTTGCACCTACTTGGGCTGGACCTCTCCCTATTGTGTTTGGCCGTGACTCTTCCATGGTGACAAG GTATGGTCTCCTAAGAGGAACACTAAGAGCACCTGGTGTTGGTTGGATGATGTACAACATGCTAGTGAGCAACGAGAAATCAATCGAGTCTCAATACAAATCCCATGTTTATGCAGACCAAAGCAACGTGACTGACGCCATAATCCAAAGCAGATACGAGTTAACAAAGCAGAAGGGATCACGCTACGTCCCTGCAGCTTTCTTAACGGGTTTACTCGACCCGGTTTCATCCAGGGATGAGTTTCTCCAGCTGTTTGCTGATTTGGAAGGGAAACTTCCGGTTATGGTGATGTCAACGAAAGGAGCTCCAAAGAGATCAAAAGCTGAGATGGAGGCACTTAGAGGAGCCAAAGGAGTTTGCAAATTTGTGGAGGTTGAAGGTGCACTCTTGCCTCAAGAAGAGTATCCTTCTCTTGTTGCTCAAGAGCTCTACAACTTCTTGCAAGAGACCAATGCTTCTTCCTCGTAA